The following are encoded together in the Novipirellula artificiosorum genome:
- a CDS encoding AAA family ATPase, whose amino-acid sequence MRVKDIQIDGFGVWTGLSVDSLPDGMTLFYGPNEAGKTTLMQFLRAQLYGFTADRRERYLPPVYGGTPGGAIRVTGPGGGYEIRRTSQLTDSGVTGQLTVTGQDGLAQGQHRLSSLLGQIDEPIFTNVFAIGIRELQELSTLDDTSAADELYKLSSGLDRVSLVDVLKSLRDGRKSMVGKVNADDSEEAAKLTGMISKREKLRDEVEQLTRHGRRWSELASQRRSQQQEIEQSTERMAAWEKEARSVEIATSVFETWQQRDQLAERILETEKQSQLPDESPGQLVQIEAMVEDAKAKMEEVKAKRRELRVKAEQIPVSKRMFDLQGRIEAASEQATWVEALEEQIERLDVQIEKARKQLETDADRLGIDEEDRRAILEGDLSKLPDLSKQTLSSLAGPAKRVKEQVFLLSQARNEGAEHKQRTEKLGAQLQEVLSRAHATNLQQAIREQTDLISTLRHRIQLGEHLEKLKRHYRDLEKESIDLTTDEALPIDRLILLSVPFIFGGIALIYGVSNLLGLTWFAAEPDPTWGMLCLMVGLMSMLTYYFGRENGMRSTSRDLDDCERQIDTLRKQIRELEAERGDVDSSLPTSGESLELRIRESEALLAELESCLPTYHNHEAVSQSFKSARARATQAADGLKAARREWSATLDQLGLSESMSPSSVRKLSDGYETLQASRRRLDELKAEKEQRRRERQTIARRIEALYLEALDLSDEAAKQDPVKVTESDDESETSSRRVTMRSNPLDQLNHLHEELSRQQHWIKRRRELKDQDLKLKKQQSSYFRSIQRGEQQRRALWAKCGVATPEQFYAMVDSKASLMEMRKEHADLEKQVRSIIGTHVDYDCVAREIEGARMSDIEKRWDSLTTRMSETEQRVAQLRTQQGEIAQEMKQLGEDSRLTAAQLELGCIERKISAAVRRWQTLSMASCLLEDVCGTFERERQPETLREASSFLTQLTDGKYSRIWTPLGTNQLKVDDTAGKSLSIDVLSRGTREAVFISLRLSLAASYARRGVMLPLVLDDVLVNFDGDRAIAAARTLKTFSELGHQVMMFTCHEHIVDIFHDIDVQVRMMPPQGQPGRAEILLPEEVAEEEPYEEEEYEEETLEDESVLEEEEVEAIEPEPVEPEPVMEETKPKTKIVYVEKKLKRPEPKVVFVKPEPKPAPVEHTPKPVRKPVYVEPITIDEDESECEEASPSIGWAWFERDADQNLSSPEEAIASIARREWIEESDSGGEREEATPWWRATAE is encoded by the coding sequence ATGAGAGTCAAAGACATACAGATCGACGGGTTCGGCGTCTGGACAGGGCTATCGGTCGACTCGCTTCCGGACGGGATGACGTTGTTCTATGGGCCGAACGAAGCCGGCAAGACAACGTTGATGCAATTCCTTCGTGCTCAATTGTACGGCTTTACCGCGGATCGTCGCGAACGCTATTTGCCACCCGTTTACGGAGGAACTCCGGGCGGTGCAATCCGCGTTACCGGACCGGGTGGTGGTTACGAAATTCGGCGCACTAGCCAGTTGACCGATTCGGGTGTGACCGGCCAATTGACCGTTACCGGCCAAGACGGTTTGGCCCAAGGACAGCATCGGCTCAGTAGTCTGCTTGGACAAATCGATGAGCCAATCTTCACGAACGTTTTCGCAATCGGCATCCGTGAGTTGCAGGAATTGTCGACGCTTGACGACACCTCCGCAGCCGATGAGCTGTACAAGCTATCGAGTGGGCTGGACCGCGTTTCGCTTGTCGATGTGCTGAAATCGCTGCGTGATGGTCGGAAGTCAATGGTCGGGAAGGTGAACGCCGACGATTCGGAAGAAGCTGCGAAGTTGACCGGGATGATCAGCAAACGCGAGAAATTGCGTGACGAAGTGGAGCAATTGACTCGGCACGGCCGTCGTTGGAGCGAGTTGGCCAGTCAGCGAAGGAGCCAGCAACAGGAAATCGAACAATCCACAGAGCGGATGGCGGCTTGGGAGAAGGAGGCTCGGTCGGTCGAAATCGCGACAAGCGTCTTTGAGACGTGGCAGCAGCGAGACCAATTGGCGGAGCGGATCCTTGAAACGGAAAAGCAATCGCAGTTGCCAGATGAGTCACCGGGACAATTGGTACAGATTGAAGCCATGGTTGAAGACGCCAAGGCGAAGATGGAAGAAGTCAAGGCGAAGCGTCGCGAGTTGCGGGTCAAGGCCGAGCAGATTCCTGTCTCCAAGCGAATGTTTGATCTGCAAGGACGTATCGAAGCAGCGTCGGAACAAGCCACGTGGGTCGAGGCGCTCGAGGAACAAATCGAGCGACTGGATGTGCAAATTGAAAAGGCTCGCAAGCAGCTTGAGACCGATGCGGATCGGCTAGGCATCGACGAAGAGGATCGCCGAGCGATCCTCGAGGGCGATCTGTCCAAGTTGCCTGATCTGTCCAAGCAAACCCTGTCGTCACTTGCAGGGCCTGCGAAGCGGGTGAAGGAACAGGTGTTCCTGCTTAGCCAAGCAAGAAACGAGGGAGCGGAACACAAGCAGCGTACAGAAAAACTAGGCGCCCAGCTTCAAGAAGTGTTGTCGCGTGCCCATGCAACGAACCTGCAACAGGCAATTCGCGAACAGACCGATTTGATTTCGACGCTACGCCATCGCATCCAGCTTGGTGAGCACCTCGAGAAATTGAAGCGACATTATCGCGACCTCGAAAAGGAATCGATCGATCTGACGACCGACGAGGCGCTACCCATCGATCGGCTGATCCTGCTTTCGGTGCCCTTCATCTTTGGTGGCATCGCCTTGATCTATGGCGTGTCGAATCTGCTCGGGCTGACGTGGTTCGCAGCCGAGCCCGACCCGACTTGGGGCATGCTGTGTCTGATGGTCGGTTTGATGAGCATGTTGACCTATTACTTCGGTCGTGAGAACGGGATGCGGTCGACGTCACGCGATTTGGATGATTGCGAACGCCAAATCGACACGCTGCGAAAGCAGATTCGTGAGCTCGAGGCCGAGCGAGGCGATGTCGATTCGTCGCTTCCGACAAGTGGCGAATCTTTGGAATTGAGGATCCGCGAAAGTGAAGCGCTGCTTGCAGAGCTCGAATCCTGCCTGCCAACCTATCACAATCACGAGGCGGTCAGTCAGTCGTTCAAGTCGGCGCGAGCGCGGGCGACTCAGGCAGCCGATGGGCTGAAAGCCGCACGCCGCGAGTGGTCGGCAACGCTCGATCAACTGGGGCTCAGTGAGTCGATGTCGCCGTCGAGTGTCCGCAAATTGAGCGATGGTTACGAGACCTTGCAAGCGAGTCGCCGCCGCTTGGATGAATTGAAGGCAGAAAAAGAGCAGCGTCGCCGTGAGCGACAAACGATTGCTCGGCGTATCGAAGCCTTGTATCTCGAAGCACTCGATCTTTCCGACGAGGCTGCCAAGCAGGACCCTGTGAAGGTGACGGAGAGCGACGATGAATCCGAGACCTCGAGTCGCCGGGTCACGATGCGATCGAATCCGCTCGATCAACTGAACCATTTGCATGAAGAGTTGTCCCGTCAACAGCATTGGATCAAACGCCGTCGCGAGCTCAAAGACCAGGATTTGAAACTCAAGAAGCAGCAGAGCTCGTACTTCCGGTCGATCCAGCGTGGCGAACAACAGCGGCGGGCGCTGTGGGCGAAGTGCGGAGTTGCAACGCCCGAACAGTTCTATGCAATGGTTGATAGCAAAGCAAGCTTGATGGAGATGCGGAAAGAGCACGCCGATCTCGAGAAGCAAGTTCGCTCGATCATCGGAACGCATGTTGACTACGATTGCGTCGCTCGCGAGATCGAGGGGGCGAGAATGAGCGACATCGAAAAACGTTGGGATTCTCTGACCACCCGGATGTCCGAGACGGAACAACGCGTTGCTCAACTGCGGACACAGCAAGGCGAGATCGCGCAAGAGATGAAGCAGCTTGGGGAAGACAGTCGGCTGACGGCCGCCCAACTGGAATTGGGCTGCATCGAACGAAAAATCAGTGCCGCGGTTCGACGCTGGCAAACTCTATCGATGGCAAGCTGCTTGCTCGAGGACGTTTGCGGAACCTTCGAGAGGGAACGGCAACCGGAAACGTTGCGTGAAGCGTCGTCATTTCTGACACAGTTGACCGACGGCAAGTACAGCCGAATCTGGACTCCGCTGGGAACCAACCAATTGAAGGTGGACGACACCGCTGGCAAATCGCTGTCGATTGATGTGCTCAGTCGTGGGACGCGCGAAGCGGTCTTTATCTCGCTGCGACTGTCGCTCGCCGCTTCCTACGCACGTCGTGGTGTGATGCTGCCACTTGTGCTGGATGACGTTCTCGTCAATTTTGACGGCGACCGTGCGATTGCAGCAGCAAGGACGCTGAAGACGTTTTCCGAGCTTGGACATCAGGTGATGATGTTCACTTGCCATGAACACATTGTTGATATCTTCCACGACATCGACGTCCAGGTTCGCATGATGCCGCCACAAGGTCAGCCTGGACGAGCGGAGATTCTGTTGCCCGAAGAGGTCGCAGAAGAAGAGCCGTATGAGGAAGAGGAGTATGAAGAAGAGACGCTCGAGGATGAATCGGTTCTGGAGGAGGAAGAGGTCGAAGCCATTGAGCCCGAACCAGTTGAGCCCGAGCCGGTGATGGAAGAGACGAAACCAAAAACGAAGATCGTCTACGTCGAAAAGAAGCTGAAGCGACCTGAGCCGAAGGTGGTGTTTGTCAAGCCGGAACCGAAGCCCGCGCCCGTTGAACACACGCCGAAGCCGGTCCGCAAGCCGGTTTACGTCGAGCCGATCACGATCGACGAGGACGAATCGGAGTGCGAGGAAGCCTCACCATCGATCGGTTGGGCATGGTTCGAGCGAGACGCGGACCAGAATCTGTCTTCGCCCGAAGAGGCAATTGCGTCGATTGCTCGTCGTGAATGGATCGAGGAGTCCGATTCGGGCGGAGAACGAGAGGAAGCGACGCCTTGGTGGCGCGCAACGGCGGAGTAG
- a CDS encoding TIGR03009 domain-containing protein, whose amino-acid sequence MIRISWTGFCLAAFLAVPLFSQQPVGTTVPSYAQQPAAADAQPSADARVAALQRQQAAAQAQAAAQAQAAASRQPFEPLTAAQQAQLNQLLLSWQQQSQGTTTLDCRFQRWHFDNQAAPAGVHATRADGVIKYAKPDKGLFRVDSLVFYKGMEGGKPQFGAQPGMYGEHWVCNGKQLIEFDRSNKQCKKQDLPPEMQGQKIFNSPLPFVFNLDAKEIQQRYWVRQVAAPAEGILLIEAWPKRQDDRAQYKMVQIALDEETFLPKALVMYAPNFHPVNAAKWDQYEFVDMKQNGVGNTITNFMNNFIDETPPSDWTIFHEKFNPVVDPPTQQASGQPVGQRR is encoded by the coding sequence ATGATCCGAATTTCTTGGACTGGCTTCTGTCTTGCCGCATTCCTTGCGGTTCCACTTTTCTCGCAGCAACCTGTCGGGACTACGGTTCCGTCCTATGCTCAGCAACCCGCTGCAGCAGACGCCCAGCCCTCTGCCGATGCCCGCGTCGCGGCGCTGCAAAGGCAACAAGCCGCTGCACAAGCACAGGCGGCTGCACAAGCACAGGCGGCTGCAAGCAGGCAGCCATTCGAACCTCTGACAGCGGCTCAGCAAGCGCAGCTCAACCAGTTGCTGCTGTCTTGGCAGCAGCAGAGCCAGGGGACGACGACGCTCGATTGCCGGTTCCAACGTTGGCATTTCGATAACCAAGCGGCACCCGCAGGCGTCCACGCAACCCGCGCCGATGGCGTGATCAAATATGCCAAGCCAGACAAAGGGCTGTTCCGCGTCGACTCACTTGTCTTCTACAAAGGCATGGAGGGAGGAAAGCCTCAGTTCGGTGCTCAGCCCGGCATGTACGGTGAACACTGGGTTTGTAACGGAAAGCAGTTGATTGAGTTTGATCGCAGCAATAAGCAATGCAAAAAACAAGACTTGCCACCGGAGATGCAGGGTCAAAAGATTTTCAATAGCCCGCTGCCGTTCGTGTTCAATTTGGATGCCAAAGAGATCCAACAACGATATTGGGTTCGCCAGGTCGCCGCTCCCGCCGAGGGCATTCTGCTGATCGAAGCATGGCCGAAGCGTCAAGACGATCGCGCCCAATACAAGATGGTGCAAATCGCTCTCGATGAAGAGACCTTCTTACCCAAGGCGTTGGTCATGTACGCCCCAAACTTCCATCCGGTCAATGCAGCAAAATGGGACCAATATGAATTCGTTGATATGAAGCAAAATGGTGTGGGGAATACCATCACGAATTTCATGAACAATTTCATCGACGAAACACCGCCAAGTGACTGGACGATCTTCCACGAGAAGTTCAATCCAGTGGTGGACCCACCGACGCAGCAGGCGAGCGGCCAACCCGTGGGTCAACGTCGATAG
- a CDS encoding ParB/RepB/Spo0J family partition protein gives MTSATTNKDRRLGKGLAALLGTPMDEEGNPLPEDSAEGRSKIQSLELPVGEIQNNPFQPRREFNPEEIASLAESLKNHQQLQPVLVRIVDGKYQLISGERRLRATIHAGLPTIRAEVREADDRLVAELAIIENLQRKDLNPIEKALSFKRYIDEHKCKQDDLARRLSIDRSTIANLMRLLELPDAILDMLQAGDLTAGHARALLPIGDEEIQNRTAAKIKEETWSVRATETHVAELLKAEEDEETGKKVVNATRQKRRTVSPQIEAMQQEMRMIFGTKVEIKSSARGRGKITLHFTDPDEFERLRELLSDAGKPRLRVAG, from the coding sequence GTGACTAGTGCAACAACCAATAAAGATCGGCGTTTAGGAAAAGGGCTTGCGGCTCTGTTAGGGACGCCAATGGATGAGGAAGGCAATCCGCTGCCAGAAGACTCAGCCGAGGGTCGCTCGAAGATCCAATCGCTCGAATTGCCAGTGGGCGAGATCCAGAACAATCCGTTCCAACCCCGTCGCGAATTCAATCCAGAGGAAATCGCCTCGTTGGCGGAGAGTCTGAAGAACCATCAGCAACTGCAGCCGGTTTTGGTTCGGATCGTGGATGGGAAGTACCAATTGATCAGCGGCGAACGCCGGCTGCGCGCGACCATTCACGCGGGGCTGCCAACCATCCGCGCGGAAGTTCGCGAAGCCGATGATCGCCTGGTCGCGGAATTGGCCATCATCGAGAACTTGCAACGCAAGGACTTGAACCCAATCGAAAAAGCGCTGTCATTCAAGCGATACATTGATGAACACAAATGCAAGCAAGACGATCTGGCTCGTCGCTTGAGTATCGACCGTAGCACGATTGCCAACCTGATGCGATTGTTGGAATTGCCTGACGCGATCCTTGATATGCTGCAAGCGGGCGACCTTACTGCCGGACACGCCCGGGCGTTGTTGCCGATTGGCGATGAGGAAATCCAAAACCGAACCGCCGCGAAAATTAAGGAAGAGACATGGAGTGTGCGGGCAACGGAGACCCATGTTGCTGAGCTGTTGAAAGCCGAAGAAGATGAAGAGACCGGTAAGAAAGTGGTTAACGCGACGCGTCAAAAACGACGCACCGTCTCGCCGCAGATTGAAGCGATGCAACAAGAGATGAGAATGATCTTCGGGACGAAAGTCGAGATCAAAAGCTCGGCTCGCGGTCGCGGTAAGATCACCTTGCACTTCACTGACCCGGATGAATTCGAACGCTTGCGAGAGCTGTTGTCCGATGCTGGGAAGCCAAGACTTCGGGTGGCGGGA
- a CDS encoding ParA family protein, whose translation MNQKGGVGKTTTAVNLSAALAMSGKRALLLDMDPQCNATGSLGLEPTDGHAMIRSQPISDQIVETKMENLSMIRGSRTLQDVDRLAAAGESETGIVRDHLDSIIDTYDFVLIDCPPSVGPLTQTALSGSTEVLMPIQCEYFAMEGLTQLIQTIKKVIVATDGRLTFGGILLTMYDPYLELTREVDDEVRDFFGDIVFDCVVPRDVSLCEAPSHGKTVFEYAPRSRGAFAYTQLCMEVLERD comes from the coding sequence GTGAACCAGAAAGGAGGCGTGGGAAAGACAACCACTGCGGTGAACCTTTCGGCTGCGCTTGCGATGTCTGGCAAACGGGCCCTGTTGCTTGATATGGATCCGCAATGCAATGCAACGGGATCGCTCGGTTTAGAACCCACCGACGGGCATGCGATGATTCGCAGCCAGCCGATCAGCGATCAAATCGTTGAAACCAAAATGGAAAACCTCTCGATGATCCGTGGTAGCCGAACGCTTCAAGACGTCGATCGATTGGCGGCGGCGGGTGAAAGCGAAACCGGCATCGTTCGCGACCACCTCGATTCGATCATCGATACCTACGATTTTGTCTTGATTGATTGCCCGCCCAGTGTCGGCCCGTTGACTCAGACCGCGCTCTCCGGCAGCACGGAAGTGTTGATGCCGATCCAGTGCGAGTATTTCGCTATGGAAGGGCTGACTCAACTCATCCAAACCATCAAGAAGGTGATCGTCGCCACGGATGGCAGACTGACCTTTGGTGGGATCCTACTTACCATGTATGATCCCTATCTCGAATTGACCCGAGAAGTCGACGACGAAGTACGTGACTTCTTCGGCGATATCGTTTTCGATTGTGTCGTCCCTCGTGATGTTTCGCTCTGCGAAGCCCCGAGTCACGGCAAAACCGTGTTTGAGTATGCACCGCGATCCCGCGGCGCGTTTGCTTATACCCAGCTGTGCATGGAGGTGCTCGAGCGTGACTAG